The nucleotide sequence TCTAGTTTTGAGAGATGTCTGGTGACGATGGCGAAGTGGACACACCTGTTCCCATCCCGAACACAGAAGTTAAGCACTTCAGCGCCGAAAATAGTACAATGTGCGAAGATAGGACGTTGCCAGGCAATTCTCAACCCCATAAGGGGGATTAGCTCAGTTGGGAGAGCATCTGCCTTACAAGCAGAGGGTCGGCGGTTCGAGCCCGTCATCCCCCACCATAAACTTACTTACTTGAAATCTATGCAAGTGATCTAAGCCGAAATAGCTCAACTGGTAGAGCACCTGACTTGTAATCAGGGGGTTGCGGGTTCAAGTCCTGTTTTCGGCACCATTTGCAAAGTTGTCCCGTTAGCTCAGTCGGTAGAGCACTTGACTTTTAATCAAGGGGTCAGAAGTTCGAGCCTTCTACGGGACACCATTCTTAAGTTTACCAACAACAAATGCCTGGATGGTGAAATAGGTAGACACGTGGGACTTAAAATCCCATGGACGATGAGTCCGTGTCGGTTCAAGTCCGACTCTAGGTACCAACTCAATTTTATTAAAGTGGGGCTTTAGCTCAGCTGGGAGAGCGCCTGTTTTGCACGCAGGAGGTCGACGGTTCGATCCCGTTAAGCTCCACCATTTTAATTATTAGAGTGTAGAAATACACTTTTCGTATATAGTAACATCATAACTTTGGTTTACCCAACACAGGACATGGCGGTGTAGCTCAGCTGGTTTAGAGCGTACGGCTCATACCCGTAAGGTCGAGGGTTCAAGTCCCCCCGCCGCTACCAATTTGGACCCGTAGCTCAGTTGGTTAGAGCCACCGGCTCATAACCGGTTGGTCGTAGGTTCGAGTCCTACCGGGTCCACCAAACCCTGTTTTAAAAAATTTAATCCAATCAATAATTGGCAAGGAGAAATACCCAAGTCCGGCTGAAGGGATCGGTCTTGAAAACCGACAGGCTGTAAAAGGCGCGGGGGTTCGAATCCCTCTTTCTCCGCCATTATTAAATATCGCGGGATAGAGCAGTCTGGTAGCTCGTCGGGCTCATAACCCGGAGGTCGTTGGTTCAAATCCTTCTCCCGCAACCAATTTGGTCCGGTGGTGTAGTGGTTAACATGCCAGTCTGTCACACTGGAGATCGCGGGTTCAATTCCCGTCCGGACCGCCATTATTTGGCTTGGCTCTGTAGCTCAGTAGGTAGAGCAACGGACTGAAAATCCGTGTGTCGGCGGTTCAACTCCGCCCGGAGCCACCACTTAACACACCTCAGCATAGCTGTTTACATAAATACCATTTCGATGGTTTTTTTATTTTATGGGGGAGAATTATCGAAAATGATGTTTTTAAGATACATTTTCAAGTAATTTTGTTATAATCAATTTGGTCGTATATCTAGAGTTTTTACTGATTATTTAGCAATAAAGACTTATTTCTTATTTATAACGTATATGTATTGACATAAACCATAGTTATGTTATGATATTGACATGAGTAGTTTGAATATCAAAACAATAAGGAGAAATTTATGTCAAAAATTGGTATTATGGTTTGTGGGAACTCTGGTGTGGATTATCTTAAGTTGAGTTACCCTGTTAAAGTGATCCATTCTACATTAAACTTAGGTGGTAAAGAATATGAAGATTTCGTAGATATTACAGCAGATGATTTTTATGCAACGGTTGTCAACAACCCTGACATCGCTATTTCTACGTCTCAAACCCCAACAGGAAAAATCGCAGAAGTGTATGAATCATTTATTGAAGAAGGCTACACCGATGTCATCGCGATTACGATTTCATCCAAACTTTCAGGTACATACCAAGGTGCAGTGTTAGCAGCGTCGATGGTGGATGGTATCAACGTACATGTCGTTGACTCTAGAAGTGTATCCCAAGGTGAAGTGTATTTAGTACAAGAAGCGATTGATTTAATCAGCGCTGGTAAATCTGCAAAAGAAATCGCAGAAAGATTAGAAGTTTTAAGAAGTAGCATCAAGATTTATGTATTGGTAGATACTTTAAAGTATCTTGTTAAGAATGGTCGTTTGTCAGCCACTTCAGGGTTCTTAGGCACATTATTAAAGATTAAACCTTTATTACATGTCCTTCCAGAAGGTACTTTGGTACCCCTTGAAAAGATTCGTACAACGTCCAAAGCGAGAGAAAGATTGTTGGAAATTCTTGTTGGAGATATCCAAGGCAAGAAAGTAGACATCTTTATCGCTTATACCAATAACAAATCGGATGCAGAAGTCATTAAAAACTTGATTTTAGAACAACGTTCCGATGTTAAAGTCGAATTGGTGCCACTCACACCAGTCGTCGGTGCCCATGCTGGCCCAGGTACTTTAGGTGTCGGTTATATAGTGAGGTAAGTAGATGAGTCGTGCAAAAGATGTAATAAATGAATTGTTAGTCGAAGTGTTTAACCACATATTATCGATTGAAGGACAAACGCTCAGAGAACGTGGTGTAAAACTATCCATGAGTGAAGTCCATGTATTAGAAGCAATCAAAAATTCACCAACCAAAACCATGGGTGATGTTGCGAAAAGACTTAGAATTACGCTAGGTACTTTAACCACGTCCATCGATGTTTTGGTCAGAAAAAAATATGTGACGAGAAACCGTGCGAAGGATGACAAACGAAAAGTGTTATTACAGCTTACAGATTCAGCCCTCGAAACTTTACATATTCATGATGGATTCCATGATGAAATGATTGAATCGGTCATGGCGGATTTAGAGTTAGAAAAAGACGAAGCTTTGGTCAAATCTCTAGAAAACATCAGCAACTATTTTAAATCCAAATATTAATCGTGAAGAATACCCTTTCTCGGGTATTCTTTTTTTCGTCTTAATGACTTTACAAAGCCTTCATGTTATAATGAATTTGAACAAAAATCATAGAAATATAGGTGATCATATGAAATATGTATTTGGCGTTGATGTCGGTGGCACATCGGTAAAAATTGGCTTTTTAAATCAAGATGGTAATCTCTTAGAATCCTGGAGTATTCCGACCGATTTACGTAATCATGGCGGTAATATTTTAAGTGATGTTGCTGACAGTATTCGTAAATTTGTAGAACTCAAATCCTTAAACGATGACGATATTTTGGGCTTCGGTTTTGGTTTACCCGGACCTGTCGTCAACAATGTCGCAATCAAATGTGTTAACCTTGGTTGGGAAAATGTCGCAGTGGATGAAGCATTCATTCGTGCGTATGGTAAAAATGTGCTGGTTCAAGCCGGTAATGACGCAACCGTCGCTGCTGCAGGTGAATATTGGCAACAAAAAATCGATGGTGACATCGTATTTATTACCTTAGGTACAGGTGTGGGTGGCGGTATCATCGCCCATGGTAAAGTCATCGATGGTGCGCATGGTGCTGGTGGTGAAATCGGCCACATCCGTGCAGAACACAATGAACCACAACTTTGTACTTGTGGGCTTTATGGGTGTTTAGAAACAGAAGTTGCTATCCGTGGCATCAACGCGAGAGCACGTAAACTCATTTTAGAAAAGAACCTCAAAACCACATTGGTCGATGATGAGACCTTATCTCCAAAGCGTATCTTTAATGCAGCAAAAGAAGGCGATACTTTGGCTCTGGCTGTGGTGGATAAAGTAGGTCAATACTTAGGGCAAACCTGTGCAACCTTAGCAGCAACCACAGATCCGAAAGCCTTTTTCATCGGTGGTGGGATTGCGAATGCGGGACAAATCCTGATTGACGCCATCAAAAAACACTATGTAAACTATGCCTTTTCGGCACTTCGTAATATGCAGTTTGAATTAGCAACTTTAGGTAATGATGCAGGCATGTTCGGTGCCGCGTATCTGATCATTGCAGGCTTAAACAAATGATCCGTTCGGTTTTATCCGCTGGCATTGGTTATGGCAAAGCATTTACCATTGAAAAATCTGTTACAGATAACAACAAAGCCAGCGATGCGTTGATCGAAATACAGCACTTTATCGAAACCAAACGGGCTGTATATGACACACTTGAACGCCTCAAAACACAACAAAGCAGTGATGAAATCATTGGATTTCAACAAGCTATATTGTTAGATCAACTGCTTGAAAATGAGGTCAAGCAAAAAATCCGAACAAAACATTTGGCTGCTAAAGAAGCATTTAAATCAGCGATACAAAATTACATCGATACCCTTTCACAAGTAGAGGATCCCTATCTTAAAGAAAGGATCCACGATGTCGCGGATTTGAGTGAACGCTTGTATCTAGCTTTAGATCAAAAAGTAAAACAACGTATTTTAGAACCCATCATCCTAGTAGTAGAGGTCCTATACCCCTCTTATTTGTTTGAATATGAACCATATATTCACGGCATTTTAGTCAAAGAGGGCAGCGGATTATCCCATGGGGTTATTCTTGCAAAAGAACGTAACATTCCCGTGATGGTGGTGAATGATGTCGCGATTGATGCTAACCAGTATATATTCATGGATGGTTATCACTCGAAATTGATACTAAATCCATCTAAAAAAGAGGTCGAAGGTTGGTTAAAGTCACAAGCAGATGCCAACAATGATCTTAAGCAAACCCACCATCCAAAACGTTTATACTTGAATGTATCTGGTGAAACACTCATCGATCCCCGCTATGTGGAAGCATCCGACGGGATCGGCTTATATCGATCAGAATTCCTCTACTTTCAGAAGAATGCATTTCCGAGTGTAGATAAACAAGTAGAAGTTTATGGCCAATTTTTGAAACAATTTTACCCAAAACCAGTCATCATACGCACTTATGATTTTGGGGATGATAAGAATCCTTTAAACTTAGGTCCACTTCAACGTGGTGTATCGGATTATTTCATCACCTATGAAAAACCATTTGTGGAACAATTATCGGCTTTACTCGTTTTAAATGAGTCATACGATAACCTTAAAATCATGATTCCAATGGTGAAAGGTAAAGCGGATTTATTAGCTGTGACGTCGCTTTTAGAAAAACTCCATCACAAATTTGGGTTTTCTAGACCACTACCGCCTGTGGGAGTCATGATTGAAACGGAAGAAGCTTTCATGCATTTATCCGACTTTACACAAGCAGCCTTCCTGTCTATCGGTTCTAACGATTTGGGTAAAAGTTTATTTCAAATCGACCGCAGTTCAGTGATGGACGAGTTAACCTATGCAAAAATGATGGTAAAAGCCATTGAGGAAATCGATCAATTTGCAAAACACCATCAAATCCCATGTACCGTTTGTGGGGATATTGCCAGTAGACCTGTGGCATTGGCGATGATGCTAGAAAAAAATATCCACGCTTACAGTATTCCGATGCCATTTTTAAAAGAAGCGAAACAAATTATTAAGCAATCCAAAACCAGAATATGACACCCAAAATAGCGATTATTTCAAAATAATGTGCAAAAAGGGTTGCATATTCTTTTTGTTTATCATATAATAGATACGCTTACGCACAAGCAAAAGGCTGTGAAATGGAAGGTTGTCGGCACACGGATAGCCGTTGTCTATGTGAAGGGTTTTTCCATGGAGCAAGTCTATGACAAGATTATAGGCGAAAGGAGACATTTTAAAAATGGCAAAAGAAGTTATCAAAATTCGTTTAAAGGCATATGATCACAGACTAATTGATCAATCCGCGAAGAAGATTATCGAAAGCGTAACCAAGACTGGTGCAAAGGTACATGGTCCAATTCCACTACCAACTGAAAAAGAAATTTTCACCATTCTACGTTCCCCACACGTCAACAAAGATTCACGTGAACAATTCGAACGTCGTACTCACAAGAGATTAATCGAAATCTTGGATCCAAATGCACAAACAATTGAAGCTTTAATGCATATCGACTTACCTTCTGGTGTTGATATCGTGTTAAAGAAGTAAGTAGTAAAACAAACAAAGACTAAAAAGGAGAAAGAAACATGGCCAAAGGAATCTTAGGTAGAAAATTAGGTATGACCCAAATCTGGAATGCAGATGGTCAACTAGTCCCTGTAACTGTGATCGATGTTGCTCAAAACGTAGTGCTTCAACAAAAAACTGTTGAAACTGACGGATACGTTGCGACCCAAATCGGTTTCGAAGACAAAAGGGAAAAATTAAGCAACAAGCCAGAACAAGGGCACGTCGCAAAAGCTAACACAGCACCTAAGCGCTTCATTAAAGAAATTCGCTTTAACGAAACGCTTAACGAATTAGCGGATTTAGCGGTTGGGACTGTCGTTTCTGGAAATATTTTCAAAGCAGGCGAATTGATCGACGTTACTGGTACTTCAAAAGGTAAAGGTTTCGCCGGTGTTATCAAACGCCACAATCAAAGCAGAGGACCAATGGGACACGGCTCGATGTATCACCGTTCACCAGGTTCGATGGGTGCCATCAAAGGCAACATGAAAGGTAAAAATCTACCAGGGCATATGGGTGCTGAACAAGTTACAGTTCAAAACTTAGCTGTCGTAGCATTTGACGCCGAAAGAGAAGTACTACTTGTTAGCGGTAGCGTACCTGGACCAAACAATGGTTTAGTCGTCGTTAGAACTGCCATCAAGAGTATTAAGTAAGGAGGAACCAAGATGCCTAAATTACAAGTATTAAATCAACAAGGTTCAAAAGTAACTGACCTTACATTAAATGATTATGTATTCGGTATTGCCCCACATAACCAAGCATTATATGACGTTGTTAACGCTCAAAGAGCAGCAATGCGTCAAGGGACTCACGATACTAAAACACGTGCTGAAGTTTCCGGTGGTGGTAAAAAACCTTGGAAACAAAAAGGTACTGGTAGAGCTCGTCAAGGGTCTACAAGAAGCCCACAATGGAGACATGGTGGTATCGTATTCGGTCCTACACCTAGAAGCTACGATGTTAAAGTAAACAGAAAAGTTGCTCAACTTGCAATGCGTTCTGCATTATCTTATCATCAAGCAAATAACTCTTTAGTCGTTGTTGACGCATTAGCCGTTGAACAAGCTAAGACCAAAGAATTCGCAGCATTATTAAGCAAGTTAAACATTACTGAAAAAGTATTGATCGTTGACACAGTATTCGCAGACAGTGTGTTCTTAGCAGCACGCAACCTACCGAATGTTATGCTAGTTCAAGCTTCTCACGCGAGTGTTTATGACTTATTAAACTGCAAACAATTATTATTAACTCAAAATGCAGTTCAATACTTCGAGGAGGTGCTTGCATAATGACTAAATATTACGACATTATCAAAGCTCCAATCATCACTGAACAATCTTCTAAGTTGATTGAATCCCAAAACGCTTATACTTTCGAAGTCGATCGTAAAGCAAACAAAGTGGAAATCAAAAAAGCTGTAGAAGCTATCTTCAATGTGACAGTAGTCAGAGTCAACACCGTAAACGTATTACCTAAGTTCAAGAGAATGGGCAAATACGAAGGTTACAAACAAGCATACAAAAAAGCAATCGTAAAACTAGCTGAAGGTCAAAAGATTGACCAATTCACAGTTTAAGATTAGTGAAATGTTAAAGGAGAATTAACTATGGCGGTTAAAGTTTATAAGCCGACGTCCGCTGGACGCCGCAACATGAGCGTTTTAACGTTCGAAGAAATCACAACATCCACTCCTGAAAAATCACTACTCGAGCCAATTCACAAAAATGGTGGACGTAATAACTCAGGTAAGATTACTGTTCGTCATCAAGGTGGCGGCGCTAAGCGCAAATATCGTGTAATTGATTTCAAGAGAAACAAAGATGGTATCGTAGGTAAGGTTGCAACAATCGAATACGATCCAAACAGAAGTGCAAATATCGCTTTGATCAACTATGTAGATGGTGAAAAGCGTTATATCATCGCGCCAAAAGGCTTAGAAGTTGGTATGTCCATCGAATCCGGTGAACATGCAGACATCAAGACTGGTAACGCATTGCCTATTTTCAATATCCCAGTAGGTACTGTCATTCATAACATTGAATTACACCCTGGTAAAGGTGGACAATTGGTCCGTTCCGCTGGTACTTCCGCACAAATCTTAGGTAGAGAAGAACGCTATGTCCTTGTTCGCTTAAGCTCTGGCGAAGTGAGAAAGATTTTAGGTACTTGCCGCGCAACCGTTGGTGAAGTTGGTAACGAAACTTACGAACTTGTCAGAATTGGTAAGGCAGGCCGTACTAGACACATGGGTATCCGCCCAACTGTCCGTGGTGCTGTTATGAACCCGAACGATCACCCACACGGTGGTGGTGAAGGTAAGAACCCAGTCGGTAGAAAATCACCAATGACACCTTGGGGTAAACCTGGTCGCGGTATTAAGACAAGAGATTCTAAGAAGGCATCGAACGATTTAATCGTAAGACGTCGTACAAAGTAGGAGGGTAAACATGGCACGTTCAATTAAAAAAGGTCCTTTTTGTGACGATTACCTATTAAATAAGGTAAGAACAGCTAAAAAGGCAAAAGATAACAAAGTAATCCAAACTTGGTCAAGACGTTCAACCGTATTCCCTGACTTTGTAGGATTAACGATTGCAGTATATAACGGTAGAGAACATGTACCTGTATACATCACAGAAGACATGGTTGGTCACAAACTAGGTGAATTCTCACCTACACGTACTTTCCGTGGACACGGCGCTGACAAGAAAGCAGCTAAGAAATAATGACGGAGGTTAATATGGAATCTAGAGCTATGGCAAATACGGTGCGTATTGCACCAAGAAAAGCAAGACTAGTGATTGATCTCATCAAGGGTTTAGAAATCAAAGAAGCACAAGCTATTTTGAAATATACCCCTAAAGCTGCCGCTCCAATTATTTTAAAGGTGCTTAACAGTGCAGTCGCAAACGCAGATCATAACTACAACATGGATGTAAACAACTTATACATCAAAGAGGCGTTCGTCAATGAAGGCGTACGCATGAAGAGAATGATGCCTAATTCCAAAGGACAAGGCAACATTATCGTTAAAAAGACGAGCCACATCACAATCGTTGTGGCAGAAAGAGTTTAGGAGGATATACGATGGGTCAAAAAGTTAGTCCAGTCGGCTTACGCATGGGGATTACCCGTAATTGGGATGCGAAATGGTATGCAGAAAAAAATCAAGTTCCGGCTCTTTTAAAAGAAGATATTGAAATCAGAAAGTATTTAAAAGACACTTTCAAAAAGGCTTCCGTTTCTCAAATCGAAATCGAACGTCTTAAAGGTAAAGCTAAAGATAGAGTGAAAGTCACTTTATACACCGCTAAACCTGGCGTTGTCATCGGTAGAGATGCAGAATCCAAAAACAAAGCAGTTAAAACACTTGAACACATGACTAAAAAGGAAATCATCCTTAACGTCGTTGAAGTCAAACGTTCAGAACTCAATGCAGAACTCGTTGCGCAAAGCATTGCTGAACAATTAGAAAACCGTGCATCTTTCCGCCGTGTGCAAAAGATGGCTATGCAAAGAGCATTAAAAGCGGGTGCTAAAGGGGTTAAGACACTTGTGTCTGGACGTCTTGGCGGTGCTGAAATCGCTCGTAGCGAAGGCTATTCAGAAGGCCGCGTGCCTCTACACACTTTACGTGCTGACATCGATTATGCAACTGCAGAAGCGACCACCACTTATGGTAAGTTAGGCGTTAAAGTATGGATTTTCAAAGGCGAAGTTCTACCTGGTCAAAAAGTTAGATCTGAAGCTGCACCAAGAAGAGACAAGCGCAGTAAAGGAGGCAAGTAATTATGTTAATGCCAAAAAGAACTAAATTCCGCCGTCCTCATCGCGTAAGTTATGAAGGAAAGGCAAAAGGTAATCTTGAATTACAACACGGCAACTGGGGTTTACAAGCTACTGAAGGTGCTTGGATTACAAACCGTCAAATCGAAGCTGCCCGTATTGCAATCACAAGACATATGAAACGTACAGGTAATGTATGGATCAACATTTTCCCTCATTTAGCAAAAACTAAAAAACCACTAGAAGTACGTATGGGTTCCGGTAAAGGTGCACCAGATTCATGGGTTGCTGTTGTTAAGACTGGCAAAATCATGTTCGAAGTTGCAGGTGTTTCTGACGAAATCGCTCATGAAGCATTAAGACTTGCTTCCCATAAACTTCCGGTTTCCACAAAGATTATTCGTAAGGTAGGTGACCAATAATATGAAAGCGACTGAAATTCGTAAAATCAGCACAGCTGACTTAAACAAACGCATCAACGAATTAAAAATTGAATTATTCAACTTACGTTTTCAACTAGCTGTTGGTCAATTAGAAAATACCGCACGCATAAGACAAGTTAGAAAATTAATTGCACAAATGAAGACAATCATTAGTGAACGTAGCGAATAAAGGAGGATACTATGGAAAGAAACAATAGAAAAGTGTTCACAGGAACTGTGGTATCAACCAAAATGCAAAAAACGATCACAGTGGTAGTTGACACATACAAAAAACACAGCTTATACGGGAAACGTGTTAAAGTTTCCAAAAAATATCATGCACACGACGAAAACAATCTTGCGAAAGTTGGCGATGTAGTAACCATTATGGAAACTAGACCACTTTCCGCTACTAAACGTTTTAGATTAGTAGAAGTTGTTACGAAGGCAGAATAAGGAGGGACTATCATGATTCAACAAGAAACTAGATTAAACGTCGCTGATAATAGCGGCGCACGTGAAGTCTTAGTCATTAAAGTTTTAGGTGGTACCCGCCGTCGTTATGCTAACATCGGCGATGTGGTTGTCGTTGCAGTTAAAAAAGCAACGCCAGGCGGCATCGTTAAAAAAGGTGACGTAGCAAAAGCGGTTATCGTCAGAACCGTGTCTGGCTTAAGACGCGCAGATGGCTCATACATCAAATTTGATGACAATGCAGCTGTCATTATTAAAGAAGATTTAAACCCACGTGGAACCCGTATTTTCGGACCTGTGGCAAGAGAGCTTAGAGATAAGAACTTCATGAAGATCGTATCCCTTGCTCCAGAAGTATTATAAGGAGGACATCATGAACATTAAAGCTGGAGATACCGTTGTTGTTATTGCTGGTAAAGACAAGTTCTCTAAGGACAAAAAAGGCAATAAAGTCAAAACAACTGGTAAAGTATTAAAAGCAATTCCTAGCGAAGACCGTGTCATCGTTGAAGGCGTCAATAAAGTTAAAAAACACCAAAGACCAACCCAACAAAACGAAAAAGGTCAAATCTTGGAAGTTGAAGCACCAATCCATGTATCTAACGTGATGATTCTCGATCCAAAGAAGAATGTTCCAACTCGCGTTGGTTACAAAATCGTAGACGGTAAGAAAGTCCGTTATGCGAAAAAATCAGGCGCAAGCCTTGATAAATAAGAAGGAGTTTGACTATGAGTAGATTAAGAGAAAAATACGATAACCTCACCAAACCCGAATTAATGAAAGCATTCAACTACACTTCCGTCATGCAAGTACCAAAGATCGAAAAGATCGTTATTAACATGGGTATCGGCGATGCAGTAGCAAACCCTAAAGCACTCGACGATGCAGTAGAAGAATTAACCGTAATCACTGGTCAAAAACCAGTTGTAACCAAAGCAAGAAAATCCATTGCGAACTTCAAATTACGTGAAGGTATGCCAATCGGTTGCAAAGTTACATTACGTGGCGAAAGAATGTACTATTTCTTGGATAAATTAGTTTCTGTTTCTCTTCCACGTGTAAGAGACTTCCGCGGTATCTCTAAAGATGCATTCGACGGTCGTGGTAACTACACACTAGGAATCAAAGAACAACTCATTTTCCCTGAAATCAATTTCGATAAAGTGAAGAAAGTACGTGGCATGGACATTGTCATCGTAACAACGGCGCAATCTGACGAAGAAGGTAAAGCATTACTAACTTCCCTTGGATTACCGTTCAAGAAATAAGGAGAATAAACATGGCTAAAAAATCTATGATTGCGAAGCAACAACGCGTGGCTAAGTTTTCAACACAAGCTTACACAAGATGCACACGTTGTGGCCGTCCGCACGCAGTATACCAAAAATTTGGAATTTGCCGTATTTGTTTTCGCGAATTAGCCTATAAAGGCGAACTACCTGGCGTTAAAAAAGCTAGCTGGTAAGAAGGAGGAAATAATATGGTTATGACTGATCCAATCGCGGATTTACTAACTCGTATCCGCAACGCGAATTCAATGCGTCATGAAACGGTAGAAATCCCTGCATCCAGACTTAAAGCAGACATTCTAAATGTCTTGAAACAAGAAGGTTTCATTGTAGATTATGTATCTAAAAATGAAGCAGTAGGTTCTACACTCGTAGTAACATTGAAATACGCCGCTAATAACGAACGCGTTATTAAAGGTTTAAAGAGGATATCGAAACCGGGCTTACGTGTTTACGCACAAGCTAGCCAATTACCTAAAGTTCTTAACGGACTTGGTATTGCGATTATTT is from Paracholeplasma manati and encodes:
- a CDS encoding DegV family protein; amino-acid sequence: MSKIGIMVCGNSGVDYLKLSYPVKVIHSTLNLGGKEYEDFVDITADDFYATVVNNPDIAISTSQTPTGKIAEVYESFIEEGYTDVIAITISSKLSGTYQGAVLAASMVDGINVHVVDSRSVSQGEVYLVQEAIDLISAGKSAKEIAERLEVLRSSIKIYVLVDTLKYLVKNGRLSATSGFLGTLLKIKPLLHVLPEGTLVPLEKIRTTSKARERLLEILVGDIQGKKVDIFIAYTNNKSDAEVIKNLILEQRSDVKVELVPLTPVVGAHAGPGTLGVGYIVR
- a CDS encoding MarR family winged helix-turn-helix transcriptional regulator, producing the protein MSRAKDVINELLVEVFNHILSIEGQTLRERGVKLSMSEVHVLEAIKNSPTKTMGDVAKRLRITLGTLTTSIDVLVRKKYVTRNRAKDDKRKVLLQLTDSALETLHIHDGFHDEMIESVMADLELEKDEALVKSLENISNYFKSKY
- a CDS encoding ROK family protein, whose translation is MKYVFGVDVGGTSVKIGFLNQDGNLLESWSIPTDLRNHGGNILSDVADSIRKFVELKSLNDDDILGFGFGLPGPVVNNVAIKCVNLGWENVAVDEAFIRAYGKNVLVQAGNDATVAAAGEYWQQKIDGDIVFITLGTGVGGGIIAHGKVIDGAHGAGGEIGHIRAEHNEPQLCTCGLYGCLETEVAIRGINARARKLILEKNLKTTLVDDETLSPKRIFNAAKEGDTLALAVVDKVGQYLGQTCATLAATTDPKAFFIGGGIANAGQILIDAIKKHYVNYAFSALRNMQFELATLGNDAGMFGAAYLIIAGLNK
- a CDS encoding putative PEP-binding protein encodes the protein MIRSVLSAGIGYGKAFTIEKSVTDNNKASDALIEIQHFIETKRAVYDTLERLKTQQSSDEIIGFQQAILLDQLLENEVKQKIRTKHLAAKEAFKSAIQNYIDTLSQVEDPYLKERIHDVADLSERLYLALDQKVKQRILEPIILVVEVLYPSYLFEYEPYIHGILVKEGSGLSHGVILAKERNIPVMVVNDVAIDANQYIFMDGYHSKLILNPSKKEVEGWLKSQADANNDLKQTHHPKRLYLNVSGETLIDPRYVEASDGIGLYRSEFLYFQKNAFPSVDKQVEVYGQFLKQFYPKPVIIRTYDFGDDKNPLNLGPLQRGVSDYFITYEKPFVEQLSALLVLNESYDNLKIMIPMVKGKADLLAVTSLLEKLHHKFGFSRPLPPVGVMIETEEAFMHLSDFTQAAFLSIGSNDLGKSLFQIDRSSVMDELTYAKMMVKAIEEIDQFAKHHQIPCTVCGDIASRPVALAMMLEKNIHAYSIPMPFLKEAKQIIKQSKTRI
- the rpsJ gene encoding 30S ribosomal protein S10; translated protein: MAKEVIKIRLKAYDHRLIDQSAKKIIESVTKTGAKVHGPIPLPTEKEIFTILRSPHVNKDSREQFERRTHKRLIEILDPNAQTIEALMHIDLPSGVDIVLKK
- the rplC gene encoding 50S ribosomal protein L3, translating into MAKGILGRKLGMTQIWNADGQLVPVTVIDVAQNVVLQQKTVETDGYVATQIGFEDKREKLSNKPEQGHVAKANTAPKRFIKEIRFNETLNELADLAVGTVVSGNIFKAGELIDVTGTSKGKGFAGVIKRHNQSRGPMGHGSMYHRSPGSMGAIKGNMKGKNLPGHMGAEQVTVQNLAVVAFDAEREVLLVSGSVPGPNNGLVVVRTAIKSIK
- the rplD gene encoding 50S ribosomal protein L4; this encodes MPKLQVLNQQGSKVTDLTLNDYVFGIAPHNQALYDVVNAQRAAMRQGTHDTKTRAEVSGGGKKPWKQKGTGRARQGSTRSPQWRHGGIVFGPTPRSYDVKVNRKVAQLAMRSALSYHQANNSLVVVDALAVEQAKTKEFAALLSKLNITEKVLIVDTVFADSVFLAARNLPNVMLVQASHASVYDLLNCKQLLLTQNAVQYFEEVLA
- the rplW gene encoding 50S ribosomal protein L23 is translated as MTKYYDIIKAPIITEQSSKLIESQNAYTFEVDRKANKVEIKKAVEAIFNVTVVRVNTVNVLPKFKRMGKYEGYKQAYKKAIVKLAEGQKIDQFTV
- the rplB gene encoding 50S ribosomal protein L2; the protein is MAVKVYKPTSAGRRNMSVLTFEEITTSTPEKSLLEPIHKNGGRNNSGKITVRHQGGGAKRKYRVIDFKRNKDGIVGKVATIEYDPNRSANIALINYVDGEKRYIIAPKGLEVGMSIESGEHADIKTGNALPIFNIPVGTVIHNIELHPGKGGQLVRSAGTSAQILGREERYVLVRLSSGEVRKILGTCRATVGEVGNETYELVRIGKAGRTRHMGIRPTVRGAVMNPNDHPHGGGEGKNPVGRKSPMTPWGKPGRGIKTRDSKKASNDLIVRRRTK
- the rpsS gene encoding 30S ribosomal protein S19, whose protein sequence is MARSIKKGPFCDDYLLNKVRTAKKAKDNKVIQTWSRRSTVFPDFVGLTIAVYNGREHVPVYITEDMVGHKLGEFSPTRTFRGHGADKKAAKK
- the rplV gene encoding 50S ribosomal protein L22, which encodes MESRAMANTVRIAPRKARLVIDLIKGLEIKEAQAILKYTPKAAAPIILKVLNSAVANADHNYNMDVNNLYIKEAFVNEGVRMKRMMPNSKGQGNIIVKKTSHITIVVAERV
- the rpsC gene encoding 30S ribosomal protein S3; amino-acid sequence: MGQKVSPVGLRMGITRNWDAKWYAEKNQVPALLKEDIEIRKYLKDTFKKASVSQIEIERLKGKAKDRVKVTLYTAKPGVVIGRDAESKNKAVKTLEHMTKKEIILNVVEVKRSELNAELVAQSIAEQLENRASFRRVQKMAMQRALKAGAKGVKTLVSGRLGGAEIARSEGYSEGRVPLHTLRADIDYATAEATTTYGKLGVKVWIFKGEVLPGQKVRSEAAPRRDKRSKGGK
- the rplP gene encoding 50S ribosomal protein L16; protein product: MLMPKRTKFRRPHRVSYEGKAKGNLELQHGNWGLQATEGAWITNRQIEAARIAITRHMKRTGNVWINIFPHLAKTKKPLEVRMGSGKGAPDSWVAVVKTGKIMFEVAGVSDEIAHEALRLASHKLPVSTKIIRKVGDQ
- the rpmC gene encoding 50S ribosomal protein L29, with amino-acid sequence MKATEIRKISTADLNKRINELKIELFNLRFQLAVGQLENTARIRQVRKLIAQMKTIISERSE